In Treponema sp. OMZ 798, the following proteins share a genomic window:
- the purH gene encoding bifunctional phosphoribosylaminoimidazolecarboxamide formyltransferase/IMP cyclohydrolase has product MGLVLASVSDKTGLKDFAACLKAAGYDFIASGGTAKTLEEAGIKVKEVSEYTSSPEILGGRVKTLHPMIHGGILARDTEEDRAELKALGFSEIDIVIANLYPFEKTISSPDSTESDCIENIDIGGVALLRAAAKNYSRVAIVCDPADYEAAASEIEKTGEISLSLRKRLAIKAFDLCTRYDAAITSWLSGLSRDMEEKTSLTLCAYPGQDLRYGENPHQRAWLYTNEPKTGPLGGRVLQGKELSYNNILDADAAWRAVSMFTKPAAVVVKHLTPCGLAEINKEDAKESAYSSPHSEVSLALRAAIDCDPVSAFGSIIALNRPFDKASFETLGSLFVECIIAPLFTEEAKELLSGKKNLRLIEAPFPQEKELYEYKSVLGGFLKQEKDLGDPESTEYKDAASRKATPLERSLLQFAMKACTMVKSNAILLAAPIDASNPQKGFCSVGIGCGQPNRVDAARQAIERAGERVKDAVLASDAFFPFPDTIEEAGKAGIKAVIQPGGSIRDDLSIEECNKHGMAMLVTGVRHFKH; this is encoded by the coding sequence ATGGGATTGGTATTGGCATCGGTTTCGGATAAGACTGGGTTAAAGGATTTTGCGGCTTGTTTAAAAGCGGCCGGTTATGATTTTATTGCCTCAGGAGGAACTGCAAAGACCTTGGAAGAGGCAGGCATTAAGGTAAAAGAGGTTTCCGAATATACCTCTTCGCCTGAAATTTTAGGCGGAAGGGTTAAGACCCTTCATCCCATGATTCATGGCGGCATTTTAGCCCGCGATACCGAAGAGGATAGGGCAGAGCTTAAGGCCCTAGGCTTTAGCGAAATCGACATTGTGATAGCCAACCTATACCCATTTGAAAAAACTATAAGCTCCCCGGATTCAACCGAAAGCGATTGTATAGAAAACATAGACATAGGAGGAGTCGCTCTTTTAAGGGCTGCCGCAAAAAACTATTCCCGGGTTGCAATTGTCTGCGACCCCGCCGACTATGAGGCCGCAGCCTCCGAAATCGAAAAGACGGGAGAAATTTCTCTTTCTTTACGCAAAAGATTGGCAATAAAGGCCTTTGATCTTTGTACCCGATATGATGCGGCGATAACTTCTTGGCTTAGCGGGCTTAGCCGGGATATGGAAGAAAAGACCTCCCTCACCCTATGTGCTTATCCCGGGCAGGATTTGCGTTACGGGGAAAATCCCCATCAAAGGGCATGGCTTTACACAAACGAGCCTAAGACAGGCCCCTTAGGAGGCAGGGTCTTACAGGGAAAGGAGCTTTCCTATAACAACATCCTAGATGCCGATGCTGCATGGAGGGCTGTTTCTATGTTTACAAAACCTGCAGCCGTTGTGGTAAAACACCTCACCCCCTGCGGCCTTGCCGAAATAAATAAAGAGGATGCAAAGGAATCCGCATATTCTTCTCCCCATTCGGAAGTTTCTTTAGCCCTAAGGGCCGCCATCGACTGCGACCCTGTTTCAGCCTTTGGAAGTATAATCGCCTTAAACCGCCCCTTCGATAAGGCTTCGTTTGAAACTCTCGGCTCCTTGTTTGTCGAGTGTATTATAGCCCCTCTTTTTACCGAAGAAGCAAAAGAGCTTTTGTCTGGCAAAAAAAACTTACGCCTCATCGAGGCTCCCTTCCCTCAAGAAAAAGAGCTTTATGAATATAAGTCGGTCTTGGGAGGCTTTTTAAAGCAGGAAAAAGATTTAGGCGACCCTGAAAGCACCGAATATAAGGACGCAGCTTCAAGGAAGGCAACACCCCTTGAAAGGTCTCTTTTACAATTTGCCATGAAGGCCTGCACCATGGTTAAGTCCAATGCCATTCTCCTTGCAGCCCCGATAGATGCTTCAAATCCTCAAAAAGGCTTTTGCTCCGTCGGCATAGGCTGCGGCCAGCCCAACCGCGTGGATGCCGCCCGCCAAGCCATCGAAAGAGCCGGAGAGCGGGTAAAGGATGCTGTCCTTGCCTCAGATGCCTTTTTCCCCTTTCCCGACACAATCGAAGAAGCCGGCAAGGCAGGCATAAAGGCCGTAATCCAGCCCGGCGGTTCAATCCGAGACGATTTAAGCATTGAAGAATGTAACAAACACGGAATGGCTATGCTGGTAACGGGAGTAAGGCACTTTAAGCATTAG
- a CDS encoding ABC transporter ATP-binding protein produces the protein MIDYILNIKNLNKDYKTFSIKNINLQIPKGTVMGFIGANGAGKTTTIKLIMQLIKKDSGQIEIFGQPAEKNFNAIKQDIGFVYDEPCFYEQLKIRDMTKIIAPFYGSWDWEVYKNYLSQFKLDENQKIMQLSKGMKTKYSLAVALSHHARLIIMDEPSSGLDPIIRRELLDIFYDVISDGKSSIFFSTHITSDLERIADYITFIKNGEIVFSKRKDDVFSEYSLVKGGLDELKDGIENKLIGIRKTGVGFEALTKEKQGLPSSLIMEKPSLEDIMFFYEKASN, from the coding sequence ATGATTGATTATATTTTAAACATAAAAAACTTAAACAAGGATTATAAAACTTTTAGTATTAAAAACATAAACTTGCAAATCCCTAAAGGGACGGTGATGGGGTTTATTGGAGCAAACGGAGCCGGAAAAACCACAACGATTAAGCTCATCATGCAGCTAATCAAAAAAGATTCGGGGCAAATAGAAATTTTCGGACAGCCGGCCGAAAAAAACTTTAACGCAATAAAACAAGATATAGGCTTTGTGTATGATGAGCCTTGTTTTTATGAGCAATTAAAGATAAGGGACATGACAAAGATTATCGCTCCATTTTACGGCTCTTGGGATTGGGAGGTTTACAAAAATTATCTTTCTCAATTTAAGCTGGATGAAAATCAAAAAATAATGCAGCTTTCAAAGGGAATGAAAACCAAGTACTCCCTTGCCGTCGCCCTATCCCATCATGCGAGGCTTATAATTATGGACGAGCCTTCAAGCGGATTAGATCCGATTATAAGGCGGGAGCTTTTGGATATTTTTTATGACGTAATAAGCGACGGAAAATCGAGCATCTTTTTTTCTACACATATTACAAGCGATTTGGAGCGCATTGCAGACTACATCACCTTTATCAAAAACGGAGAAATAGTTTTTTCAAAGAGAAAGGACGATGTTTTTTCGGAATACTCGTTAGTAAAGGGAGGTCTTGATGAGCTAAAAGACGGAATAGAAAATAAGCTTATCGGAATACGCAAAACCGGAGTAGGCTTTGAAGCCCTCACAAAAGAAAAACAAGGTCTTCCTTCAAGCCTAATAATGGAAAAGCCTTCTTTAGAAGACATCATGTTTTTTTATGAAAAGGCTTCAAATTAA
- a CDS encoding holo-ACP synthase → MILGLGIDIVEVSRLEKWLSNKKLLERFFCKEEIEYVLSKENGAARSLAVRFAAKEALGKALGTGLAGIELKDIAVANDKAGRPFLKLSGTALDALNKKGGESCHLSLSHEKTTAAAVVIIEG, encoded by the coding sequence ATGATACTCGGTCTCGGTATAGACATAGTTGAAGTTTCCCGCCTCGAAAAATGGCTGAGCAATAAAAAGCTCCTTGAAAGGTTTTTTTGCAAAGAAGAAATTGAATATGTGCTTTCGAAGGAAAATGGAGCAGCCCGTTCCCTGGCTGTCCGCTTTGCTGCAAAAGAAGCCTTAGGAAAAGCTCTTGGAACAGGCTTGGCCGGGATAGAGCTAAAAGATATAGCCGTTGCAAACGATAAGGCCGGAAGACCTTTTTTAAAACTTTCCGGCACCGCCCTTGACGCTTTAAACAAAAAAGGCGGGGAATCTTGTCATCTTTCATTAAGCCACGAAAAAACTACCGCCGCCGCCGTTGTCATAATAGAAGGTTAA
- the secA gene encoding preprotein translocase subunit SecA, with product MLDSIIKILFGSKHERDIKAMLPILHKINEKEAWALSLSEEEFKAKTNEFRERYQKGESLNSFIPEAFALAREAARRILGERPYDVQILGSLVLHSGKIVEMKTGEGKTLMSVAAAYLNSLTGKGVHIVTVNDYLAERDADWMRPVYSYLGVSVGVILSNMENDARRIEYNCDITYGTNNEFGFDYLRDNMQMRLKDKTQREFSFAIVDEIDSILIDEARTPLIISGAAEDDTQRFFEVDRLIGQLKEVEKNPETGEYPNELEGEEVIGDYTVDEKSKRISFTDSGMLHIQDILQRQGLIKSGNLFDEENFEYIHYFTQSVRAHILFHIDVDYVVQGGQVQIVDEFTGRVLEGRRYSDGLHQAIEAKEHIKIAQRNRTLATITFQNFFRMYDKLSGMTGTADTEAVEFTKIYNLDVVVIPTNLPVARKDEHDVIYLNENDKFEALCTEISEAYKRGQPVLVGTVSIEKSELISKLLTKRGVRHEVLNAKNHEREALIIAEAGAKGSVTIATNMAGRGTDIKLGGSPEMRAKKRTGTNPNPDYYEKVLAEEYAKWQDDYNEVKSLGGLYVIGTERHESRRIDNQLRGRSGRQGDPGRSKFFLSLDDDLMRLFGGENLKNVMSKVGMQAGDPIEHPWINKSIEKAQTKVENRNFDIRKHLLEYDDVLNEQRSFIYEQRNAILADENLIERIYATLEEFISEKFDEYSSSSKTEKEERARLIKDIFREKFAYTLTEEDFANIDKKNHEEEINEFVEHFTKELKEKEALAGKENLNMFIRYQYLQAIDKKWLDHLENLESLREAVYLRSYGQKNPLTEYKLEGFDIFYSMLDDIRIEIASRLVRVQISTEEEAHASRQMRSIQGNAQHNSMGSFSGGGQTALSASSRPENAQVVRTVPKVGRNDPCPCGSGKKYKHCCGAN from the coding sequence ATGTTAGATTCTATAATTAAAATTCTTTTCGGTTCGAAGCATGAGCGGGATATTAAGGCCATGCTTCCGATTTTACACAAGATAAACGAAAAAGAGGCTTGGGCTCTTTCCCTCTCCGAGGAGGAGTTTAAGGCAAAAACGAATGAGTTTAGGGAACGCTATCAAAAAGGCGAGTCCTTGAATTCCTTTATTCCTGAAGCCTTTGCCCTTGCACGTGAGGCAGCTAGGCGTATCTTGGGAGAGCGTCCCTACGATGTTCAGATTTTAGGCTCCCTTGTTCTCCATTCGGGAAAGATTGTTGAAATGAAGACGGGTGAGGGTAAAACCCTTATGAGCGTTGCCGCCGCCTATCTAAACAGCTTGACCGGAAAGGGCGTTCACATTGTAACGGTAAACGATTACCTTGCGGAGCGCGATGCCGACTGGATGAGGCCTGTTTATTCTTACCTCGGAGTAAGTGTCGGCGTTATCCTTTCCAATATGGAAAACGATGCCCGCCGTATAGAATATAACTGCGATATAACCTACGGTACAAATAACGAGTTCGGTTTTGACTACCTCCGCGACAATATGCAGATGAGGCTGAAGGATAAGACCCAAAGGGAATTTTCCTTTGCAATCGTAGACGAAATCGACTCTATCTTGATAGACGAGGCTAGAACTCCCTTGATTATTTCGGGAGCTGCCGAAGACGACACTCAGCGCTTTTTTGAGGTTGACCGCCTTATCGGTCAATTAAAAGAAGTCGAAAAAAATCCCGAAACGGGAGAATATCCTAATGAGCTTGAAGGCGAAGAAGTTATCGGGGATTATACGGTAGACGAAAAAAGTAAGCGCATTTCCTTTACCGATTCCGGTATGCTCCATATTCAGGACATCCTCCAAAGACAGGGGCTTATCAAAAGCGGAAACCTCTTTGATGAAGAAAACTTTGAATATATTCACTATTTTACCCAATCGGTGCGCGCCCATATTCTTTTCCATATAGATGTAGACTACGTTGTTCAAGGCGGACAGGTACAGATAGTAGACGAGTTTACGGGCCGTGTTTTGGAGGGGCGCCGTTATTCGGACGGGCTCCATCAGGCTATCGAAGCTAAGGAGCATATTAAGATCGCTCAAAGGAATAGAACCCTTGCGACTATTACCTTCCAAAACTTTTTTAGGATGTACGACAAGCTTTCCGGCATGACCGGTACGGCCGATACGGAAGCCGTAGAGTTTACAAAGATTTATAACCTTGACGTTGTAGTTATTCCGACCAACCTTCCCGTTGCCCGAAAGGACGAACATGATGTAATCTATCTAAACGAGAACGACAAATTTGAGGCCCTTTGTACCGAAATAAGCGAGGCCTATAAGAGGGGGCAGCCCGTCCTTGTAGGTACGGTTTCTATCGAAAAATCCGAGCTTATTTCAAAACTCTTGACTAAGAGGGGGGTAAGGCACGAGGTTTTAAATGCCAAAAATCACGAGAGGGAAGCCCTCATCATTGCAGAAGCCGGAGCAAAGGGCTCTGTTACCATAGCCACCAACATGGCAGGACGAGGTACCGACATTAAGCTGGGAGGAAGCCCCGAAATGCGCGCCAAAAAACGTACGGGAACAAATCCCAATCCCGATTACTACGAAAAAGTTCTTGCAGAAGAATATGCAAAATGGCAGGATGACTATAACGAGGTAAAATCTCTTGGAGGCCTTTATGTAATAGGTACTGAGCGTCATGAAAGCCGCCGAATCGATAACCAGCTTCGAGGTCGTTCAGGCCGTCAGGGAGATCCGGGCCGCTCCAAATTCTTCCTTTCTCTCGATGACGACCTCATGAGGCTTTTCGGAGGCGAAAATTTAAAGAATGTTATGTCCAAGGTCGGAATGCAGGCCGGAGACCCAATAGAGCATCCTTGGATAAATAAGAGTATCGAAAAGGCTCAGACAAAGGTGGAAAACCGTAACTTCGATATTCGAAAACATTTGCTGGAATATGACGACGTATTAAACGAACAGCGCTCCTTTATCTATGAGCAGCGCAATGCAATCCTTGCAGACGAAAACCTCATCGAGCGTATTTATGCCACGTTAGAAGAATTTATAAGCGAAAAATTCGATGAGTATAGTTCAAGCTCAAAGACCGAAAAGGAAGAGAGAGCCCGTCTTATAAAGGACATCTTTAGGGAAAAGTTTGCCTATACCCTGACCGAAGAAGATTTTGCAAACATCGATAAAAAGAATCATGAAGAAGAGATAAACGAATTTGTCGAGCATTTTACAAAGGAACTAAAAGAAAAAGAAGCTCTTGCCGGTAAGGAAAACTTAAACATGTTTATCCGCTATCAATACTTGCAGGCTATCGACAAAAAATGGCTCGACCATCTTGAAAATTTGGAATCCTTACGCGAGGCTGTTTATCTTCGCTCCTACGGCCAAAAAAATCCTTTGACAGAGTACAAGCTTGAAGGCTTCGATATTTTTTATTCCATGCTTGACGATATAAGAATCGAAATCGCCTCCCGTCTTGTCCGTGTTCAAATCAGCACGGAAGAAGAAGCCCATGCTTCACGGCAAATGCGTTCCATTCAGGGAAATGCTCAACACAACTCGATGGGTAGTTTTTCTGGCGGAGGGCAGACAGCCCTTTCTGCAAGTAGCCGTCCCGAAAATGCTCAAGTTGTGCGTACCGTTCCCAAGGTCGGAAGAAACGATCCCTGTCCTTGCGGCAGCGGAAAAAAATACAAGCACTGCTGCGGAGCAAATTAA
- a CDS encoding ABC-2 transporter permease yields the protein MRQLILTHIRKTRENKFFMVILITIIILTPIMVMGNSKYGILGFFFPFVVSMHIFSAATKIERIEGFRIGEDILLNSLPVSRKEIVLSRYLIIFLFGMSAMLLSVLSQITVSAAFKRPIAIPKEVFIIFIVCQFIYNVLFIPLEYFDNKKANTIKGILYGLTIYFVSKKNLSVPFDYIINLKGIAPAVVFAGIIILSIYYSIFLSIKIYEKKEF from the coding sequence ATGAGACAATTGATTTTAACACATATAAGAAAAACAAGAGAAAATAAGTTTTTTATGGTGATACTTATCACAATAATAATACTAACTCCCATTATGGTTATGGGAAATAGTAAATACGGTATTTTGGGATTCTTTTTTCCGTTTGTGGTATCTATGCATATTTTTTCTGCTGCTACAAAAATTGAAAGAATAGAAGGCTTTAGAATCGGTGAAGATATCTTATTAAATTCCTTGCCTGTAAGCCGGAAAGAAATAGTTCTCAGCCGATACCTTATTATCTTTTTATTCGGTATGTCGGCAATGCTTCTTTCAGTTTTATCGCAAATAACGGTTTCTGCCGCATTTAAAAGACCTATAGCTATACCTAAAGAAGTTTTTATCATTTTTATAGTTTGCCAATTTATATATAATGTTTTATTTATTCCCTTGGAATACTTTGACAACAAAAAAGCAAATACTATAAAGGGCATTTTATATGGTCTAACTATTTATTTTGTCAGTAAAAAAAATTTAAGTGTACCTTTCGATTACATAATAAATCTTAAGGGGATTGCACCGGCCGTAGTCTTTGCAGGAATAATTATTTTATCTATTTATTATTCGATTTTTTTGAGCATTAAAATATATGAGAAAAAGGAATTTTGA
- a CDS encoding GntR family transcriptional regulator has translation MFIYSIYCIYIRQRYFFKEVKEILKIIISNSSQDPIYEQVYSAIKKAILNGEIEEGAPLPSIRTLAKDLQISVITTKRAYDELERDGFIDSVQGKGSFVAYQNPERLKEAGRSIVEEKIAEAIDEAKRLKITEKEFLQIVKLLFDED, from the coding sequence GTGTTTATATACAGTATATACTGTATATACATTAGGCAGCGCTATTTTTTTAAGGAGGTAAAGGAAATTCTAAAAATAATTATATCCAATTCATCCCAAGATCCTATATACGAACAAGTATATTCGGCAATAAAAAAGGCAATCCTAAACGGAGAAATAGAAGAGGGAGCTCCCCTCCCCTCCATAAGGACCTTGGCAAAGGATTTACAAATTTCGGTTATCACAACCAAGAGGGCCTACGATGAATTGGAAAGGGACGGCTTTATAGACTCGGTTCAAGGAAAGGGCTCCTTTGTAGCCTACCAAAATCCTGAAAGGCTTAAAGAAGCCGGAAGGAGCATAGTTGAAGAAAAGATAGCCGAGGCCATCGATGAGGCCAAAAGGCTCAAGATAACGGAAAAAGAATTTTTACAAATTGTAAAACTTCTTTTTGATGAAGATTAA
- the purN gene encoding phosphoribosylglycinamide formyltransferase has protein sequence MKKKLVVLVSGNGSNLQAVIDGIKKGTIDYTIEAVVSNKKDAFALTRAEREGIKPLYLPFKKGSSRNEYDALLAEKVKEFKPDYVLLLGWMRILTDSFIASFKDRLINLHPALPGTFPGTEAIERQYEAFMKGEISRCGIMTHFVPDEGVDSGPVIFAEEVPIFENEGLEDFEKRVHEAEHALVIKTLKTLH, from the coding sequence ATGAAGAAAAAACTTGTGGTGCTGGTTTCGGGGAATGGGTCTAATCTTCAAGCCGTAATCGACGGAATAAAAAAGGGTACCATTGATTATACGATTGAGGCTGTTGTATCAAACAAAAAAGATGCCTTTGCTCTGACCCGTGCCGAAAGGGAAGGAATTAAACCCCTTTATCTTCCCTTTAAAAAAGGATCATCCCGGAACGAATATGATGCCCTTCTTGCAGAAAAGGTTAAGGAATTTAAACCGGACTATGTTTTGCTTTTGGGCTGGATGAGAATTTTAACGGATAGCTTTATAGCTTCATTTAAGGATAGGCTTATAAATCTTCATCCGGCCCTGCCCGGGACCTTTCCGGGAACGGAAGCTATAGAGCGGCAGTACGAGGCCTTTATGAAGGGGGAAATTTCGCGGTGCGGAATTATGACCCACTTTGTTCCCGATGAGGGAGTCGATTCGGGGCCTGTAATTTTTGCCGAAGAAGTTCCGATTTTTGAAAATGAGGGATTAGAAGATTTTGAAAAAAGAGTACATGAGGCGGAACACGCCCTTGTAATAAAAACATTAAAAACTTTACATTAA